One Bacteroidota bacterium genomic window carries:
- a CDS encoding tetratricopeptide repeat protein, whose translation MKKSFWYLIALLILALLVVLIISIKSYKEKTATKYVLEGITQFEAKDFTSAQASFEKAIKLNKQLYEAYLNLSKTQLAQENTNEAMAVLQQMFLLFPDKAEAFSIEGQCYLKLQKLDSSLASFNKAIELDSMLAEAFYYRGAVKASMGKLDESLLDFKKAQELDQNKVEYYESSLSIRTELADYKGIVADYNKIIELDPSNTEAFYQRGYFKLNLNDFEGALNDFDNALKLDNKLAKAHYYKGLTYAKNGRYAEAVASFRETIQLEYKLHEAYFNLGLALLSAQKPTEAKGAFRSSIQANPQGERALQANLNLGVVEMMNNNFAGAIKHYTIMLEAYPGNPEALFNRAYAYGNSKQYDKAINDLSQCLNTNYKTADVYYLRAAYYISATNYDLGCLDADKALKLGHPKAQELLTMYCSKQ comes from the coding sequence ATGAAGAAATCATTCTGGTACCTTATAGCCCTTCTTATTCTTGCACTTTTGGTAGTGCTAATTATTTCAATTAAATCGTACAAAGAAAAAACAGCCACCAAATATGTATTGGAAGGGATAACCCAATTCGAAGCCAAAGATTTTACCTCGGCACAGGCATCGTTCGAAAAGGCCATTAAACTAAATAAACAGCTTTACGAAGCCTACCTGAACCTGTCAAAAACTCAACTCGCACAGGAAAATACCAACGAGGCCATGGCTGTTCTTCAGCAAATGTTCCTATTATTTCCTGATAAGGCGGAGGCATTTTCCATCGAGGGGCAATGCTACCTGAAACTTCAAAAACTTGATTCCTCCCTGGCTTCTTTTAACAAAGCTATAGAACTCGACTCAATGTTAGCTGAAGCCTTTTATTATCGCGGCGCAGTAAAGGCAAGCATGGGTAAACTGGATGAATCGCTTCTCGATTTTAAAAAAGCACAGGAACTCGATCAGAATAAAGTGGAGTATTACGAATCGAGCCTGAGCATCCGCACCGAACTGGCCGATTACAAAGGCATTGTGGCCGATTACAACAAAATCATTGAGCTGGACCCCTCCAACACCGAGGCTTTTTATCAGCGTGGGTATTTCAAACTAAACCTGAACGACTTTGAAGGGGCACTGAATGATTTTGACAATGCGCTTAAACTCGATAATAAACTGGCCAAAGCACATTATTACAAAGGCCTCACCTATGCAAAAAATGGTCGTTATGCCGAGGCTGTTGCAAGCTTCAGAGAAACCATTCAACTAGAGTACAAACTTCACGAAGCATATTTTAATCTTGGACTGGCGCTGCTTAGCGCACAAAAACCTACAGAGGCAAAAGGCGCTTTTAGAAGTAGTATTCAGGCAAATCCGCAAGGCGAAAGGGCTCTTCAGGCAAATTTAAACCTGGGTGTGGTTGAAATGATGAACAATAATTTCGCCGGTGCAATAAAGCACTACACAATAATGCTCGAAGCCTATCCGGGTAATCCTGAAGCGCTTTTTAACAGGGCTTATGCTTATGGAAATTCAAAACAATACGATAAAGCCATCAACGACCTTAGTCAATGTCTTAATACCAACTACAAAACTGCCGATGTGTATTACCTGCGAGCCGCCTATTACATTTCCGCCACTAATTATGATTTGGGATGCCTGGATGCCGACAAAGCTCTTAAACTCGGACATCCCAAAGCCCAGGAATTATTGACCATGTACTGCTCAAAACAATAA
- a CDS encoding PorP/SprF family type IX secretion system membrane protein, producing MAAFLFVPGKGQQFPVYSQYWTNKFLLNPAVAGHEGYTSFNLTARKQWANLKGSPGTLAVSGQTRLVRSSHISRGKNVVKRRKAMTRGGKVGVGGYIFTDNLGAFNKTGFQGTYAYHIGMNQSQLSFGASLIGLQYHLDKDKMEVENPDYLLDITSTNGYVIDGNFGSYFSAEDFYGGFSVHNLFESFFKLNNRDGSDVKLERQYMLMGGYRYEVDRALFLEPSFNLKFSENVATQLDLNLTAYFNEDYWAGMAYRTGGGSSVSTESLNGRGAAIILYGGVRVDKYFFGYSFDYSLSSIQKYSYGSHEIMAAVRFGDNARRYRWLNRY from the coding sequence TTGGCTGCTTTTCTGTTTGTGCCGGGAAAAGGGCAGCAATTTCCTGTGTATTCGCAATACTGGACCAATAAATTTTTGTTAAACCCCGCTGTGGCTGGCCACGAAGGGTATACTTCCTTTAACCTTACGGCACGCAAGCAATGGGCCAACCTGAAAGGTTCACCTGGTACATTGGCTGTATCCGGACAAACCCGGCTGGTGCGCAGCAGTCATATCTCGCGGGGTAAAAATGTGGTTAAGCGCCGCAAGGCTATGACCCGTGGTGGAAAAGTAGGAGTAGGTGGCTACATATTTACCGATAACCTGGGTGCCTTTAACAAAACAGGCTTTCAGGGTACCTATGCCTATCACATCGGGATGAACCAGTCTCAGCTTTCGTTTGGGGCCAGTCTTATCGGCTTGCAATACCACCTCGACAAGGATAAGATGGAAGTTGAAAATCCTGATTACCTTCTGGATATCACCAGCACCAATGGCTATGTGATTGATGGTAATTTTGGTTCGTATTTCTCTGCCGAAGATTTTTATGGTGGTTTCTCAGTTCATAATCTTTTCGAAAGTTTCTTTAAACTCAACAACCGCGATGGTTCGGATGTAAAACTCGAACGCCAATATATGCTTATGGGTGGTTATCGATATGAGGTCGATCGTGCGCTTTTTCTGGAACCCTCTTTTAATTTGAAGTTTAGTGAGAATGTGGCAACTCAGCTCGATCTGAATCTTACGGCCTACTTTAACGAGGACTATTGGGCAGGAATGGCCTACCGCACAGGTGGCGGATCGTCGGTTTCCACTGAAAGCCTCAATGGCCGTGGTGCTGCCATCATTCTGTATGGTGGGGTGCGGGTCGATAAATACTTTTTTGGGTATTCGTTCGATTACAGCCTAAGCAGCATTCAGAAATATAGTTATGGTTCGCATGAAATTATGGCTGCTGTTCGTTTTGGCGACAATGCCCGCCGTTACCGCTGGTTGAACCGGTATTAA
- a CDS encoding ketoacyl-ACP synthase III, whose product MNQIYSVIIGTGSYIPERVIKNTDFVNHNFFDESGSKIESPTAEIIEKFTQITEIKERRHVEPELTTSDMAAFASQKAIEKAGIDAESLDYIILAHNFGDLKHNSTSSDILPSLASRVKEILKINNPKTIAYDIIFGCPGWVQAMIQANYYIRSGDAKRVLVIGADILSRISDPHDRDSMIYADGAGATILEARESDVPVGILSHSARTDANGQTYNLFLGKSYNEEHSQEKVYIKMFGRKIYNYALTHVPPVVKESLEKANTKLLDIKKILIHQANAKMDEAILVRLFKLYGETHIPQGIMPMTIEKLGNSSVATVPTLLDLILRGELPNQSIGAGDKIVLASVGAGMNINSVVYQFPA is encoded by the coding sequence ATGAATCAAATTTATTCCGTCATCATTGGAACTGGAAGTTATATTCCGGAGCGCGTAATAAAAAACACGGATTTTGTAAACCACAATTTTTTCGACGAGAGCGGTTCGAAAATTGAATCACCCACAGCGGAAATTATTGAGAAATTCACGCAGATAACCGAGATCAAGGAACGCCGGCATGTGGAACCTGAATTAACCACCTCTGACATGGCAGCTTTTGCTTCGCAAAAAGCAATTGAAAAAGCAGGAATCGATGCAGAAAGCCTCGATTACATCATCTTAGCGCACAACTTTGGTGACCTCAAGCACAACTCTACCAGTTCTGATATTCTGCCAAGTCTTGCCTCAAGGGTAAAAGAAATATTGAAAATAAATAACCCCAAAACTATTGCCTACGACATCATTTTTGGATGCCCGGGTTGGGTTCAGGCTATGATTCAGGCAAACTATTACATTCGTTCTGGCGATGCCAAACGTGTATTGGTAATTGGGGCCGATATCCTTTCACGCATTTCCGATCCGCACGATCGCGATAGCATGATCTATGCCGATGGAGCCGGAGCAACCATTCTTGAAGCCCGTGAAAGTGATGTACCAGTTGGAATTTTATCACATTCGGCACGAACAGATGCCAACGGGCAAACCTACAACCTGTTTTTGGGCAAATCTTACAACGAAGAACATAGTCAGGAAAAAGTTTACATCAAAATGTTCGGTCGGAAAATATACAACTATGCACTTACTCATGTTCCTCCGGTTGTAAAAGAAAGCCTCGAAAAGGCAAACACGAAGCTGCTTGACATCAAAAAAATACTCATTCACCAGGCCAATGCCAAAATGGACGAAGCAATACTGGTAAGGTTATTTAAACTGTATGGCGAAACCCACATTCCGCAAGGCATTATGCCCATGACCATCGAAAAGCTGGGGAATTCGTCGGTTGCTACGGTACCTACCCTGCTCGATCTTATCTTGCGGGGCGAATTGCCTAATCAAAGCATCGGGGCAGGTGACAAAATTGTACTTGCATCGGTTGGTGCTGGTATGAACATTAACTCCGTGGTTTATCAATTCCCGGCTTAA